Proteins from a single region of Ziziphus jujuba cultivar Dongzao chromosome 1, ASM3175591v1:
- the LOC125423822 gene encoding protein SRG1, with protein MELEVVSKTVQELASGEQVPERYIQRDGDGGFLIDAFPIMDIPTIDLGLLLLNSSDAAQQLEKLRSALNTWGCIQVINHGMTPEFLDEVREVTKQFFQLPVREKQKYSREVNDIEGYGNDMVLLEQQKLDWTDRLYLTIYPEDQRKLKFWPENPQYFSGILQEFTLKSKSVSKLVLKALARSLNLEDNCFLEQYGEKAKMDARFNFYPRSSRPDLVLGVKPHADGSAITILLQDKNVEGLQVLKDNQWYRAPIIPEALFINVGDQVEISSNGMFKSPVHRVLTNSERNRISIAVFYLPESDREIEPIEGLVTKSRPRLYKMVKSYVDLFFENYQQGKRPIDSVKLQV; from the exons ATGGAGCTCGAAGTAGTTTCCAAAACTGTCCAAGAGCTGGCCTCTGGAGAACAAGTGCCTGAAAGATATATTCAGAGAGACGGCGATGGGGGATTTTTGATTGATGCTTTTCCGATCATGGACATTCCAACTATTGATCTTGGCCTTCTTCTTTTGAATTCTTCAGATGCAGCACAACAACTTGAGAAACTTCGATCAGCTCTCAACACTTGGGGTTGCATTCAG GTAATAAACCATGGTATGACACCTGAATTCCTAGATGAAGTTCGTGAGGTTACAAAACAATTCTTTCAACTTCCAGTGAGAGAGAAGCAGAAATACTCCAGAGAAGTTAATGATATTGAAGGCTATGGGAATGACATGGTTCTTTTAGAGCAACAGAAACTCGATTGGACTGACAGACTATACCTCACCATATATCCAGAAGACCAACGTAAGCTCAAATTTTGGCCTGAAAATCCCCAATATTTTAG TGGAATTTTGCAGGAATTTACCCTGAAATCAAAATCAGTAAGTAAACTTGTCCTTAAGGCTTTAGCACGGTCATTGAACTTGGAGGATAACTGCTTCCTGGAACAGTATGGAGAAAAAGCGAAAATGGATGCAAGATTCAACTTCTATCCCCGATCTTCGAGGCCTGACCTTGTTCTCGGCGTCAAACCACATGCAGATGGATCAGCAATCACCATTCTCTTGCAAGACAAAAATGTCGAAGGTCTTCAAGTTCTGAAAGACAACCAGTGGTACAGAGCTCCAATCATTCCTGAGGCTCTTTTCATTAATGTTGGTGATCAAGTAGAG ATATCAAGTAATGGAATGTTCAAGAGCCCAGTACATAGGGTATTGACAAATTCAGAAAGAAACAGGATTTCTATTGCAGTGTTCTATCTTCCAGAATCAGATAGAGAGATTGAACCTATTGAAGGACTGGTCACCAAGTCGAGGCCCAGATTATACAAAATGGTTAAAAGTTATGTTGATTTATTTTTCGAAAACTATCAGCAGGGGAAGAGACCAATTGATTCAGTAAAACTTCAAGTATAA